The Rhinopithecus roxellana isolate Shanxi Qingling chromosome 13, ASM756505v1, whole genome shotgun sequence genome contains a region encoding:
- the LOC104676892 gene encoding immunoglobulin iota chain yields MATGVRALRVCTMSWAPVLLMLLVYCTGCSSQPVLHQPPAMSSALGTTIRLTCTLRNDHDISVYSVYWYQQRPGHPPRFLLRYFSQSDKTQGPQVPPRFSGSKDVARNKGYLNISELQPEDEAMYYCAMGARSLEKKEREREWEEEMEPTAAGTRVP; encoded by the exons ATGGCCACAGGAGTCAGAGCTCTGCGGGTCTGCACCATGTCCTGGGCTCCTGTCCTGCTCATGCTGCTTGTCTACTGCACAG GTTGCAGTTCTCAGCCAGTGCTGCATCAGCCGCCGGCCATGTCCTCAGCCCTTGGAACCACAATCCGCCTCACCTGCACCCTGAGGAACGACCATGACATCAGTGTGTACAGCGTCTACTGGTACCAGCAGAGGCCGGGCCACCCTCCGAGGTTCCTGCTGAGATACTTCTCACAGTCAGACAAGACCCAGGGCCCCCAGGTACCCCCTCGCTTCTCTGGATCCAAAGATGTGGCCAGGAACAAGGGGTATCTGAACATCTCTGAGCTGCAGCCTGAGGACGAGGCTATGTATTACTGTGCTATGGGGGCCCGCAGCTtggagaagaaggagagggagagggagtgggaggAAGAAATGGAACCCACTGCAGCCGGGACACGTGTCCCTTGA